Sequence from the Gammaproteobacteria bacterium genome:
TTCGCGCATCAATATCTAAGGGATTATGAAGATGTAGAGCACTCACCGCTGCAAAAATATCAGAACTCACGCCTTGCTCTTGATAAAGCACGCGCATGCGCTCTTCTATAAAAAGTAAAACATCGGCAACGGCCTCTTTATTGTCTAAAGCTTCCGCATAATTGTCATAAGCTACGGAGAGAAGAGTACGCAAATCAATATTAAGCTTTTTTTCAATGAGGATACGCACCACCCCAATGGCTGCGCGTCGCAATCCAAAAGGATCTTTGTCGCCTGTGGGCGGTTGATTAATGCCAAATGTTCCGACTAACAAATCAATACGATCAGCGAGAGCGAGTAAACTCCCCAATACTGTTTCAGGCAATTGATCGCCCGCAAATCGAGGCAAATAATGTTCTTTGATGGCCGTAGCCACAGCGGTTGTTTCGCCATCATGCAATGCATAATAGGATCCCATGACACCTTGCAACTCAGGAAATTCGTTCACCATCAAGGTGGTTAAATCACTTTTTGCTAATAATCCAGCATGAAGCGCATCTTGCTGAAGATTGAATGGTTCAGCCATCAGTGTCATCAGCTTTTGCAACCGCTCTGCTCGATCTTTCAACGTACCTAGTTTTGCCTGGAACACAACACCTGCCAGTGCATCAATCCGACTTTTTAAGGTGTTCTTTTGATCCGTTGCGTAGAAAAAAGCAGCGTCAGCCAAACGCGCGCGTAAGACACGTTCATTGCCACGTACTACCTGCGCTACCTTTTTACTTAAAATATTGCTAATGAATATAAAATGCGGCAATAGTTTTTGAGCCGCATCTATTATAGGAAAATAGCGCTGATGATCTTCCATCGATGAAATCAAAACTTCTTGCGGTAATTTTAAAAATTCAGCTTCAAAGGATCCTAAACAGGCATTAGGCCATTCGACTAAGCCCGTCACTTCATCTAACAATGCGTCATGCATTACAACTTCGGCATGACTTTTTAATAATGATTTAACGATGGAAAAAGATTGGTCTTGAATCGCAAGACGCCGCTTTGCAAAATCTGCAATAACAAAACCTTCGGTATTTAATAACGATTCGTACATTGAAGCATGGGGGATCGTAATCCATCCCGGTGCATAGAAACGATGTCCTCGCGTTGCGCGACTTGCTTGCAACCCAAATAATTGGCCGTGAACAATCTCATCGCCATAAAGCATGATAACGCTATGCACAGGTCGAATAAATTCAATATCACTTGTTCCCCAACGCATTTTTCTTGTAATCGGTAAACCTTCAACAGCCCGCTGCATAATAGGCGGCATTAACTCACTAATTTTTTTTCCGGGTACGCTTTGCTGATTCGCAACCCAACTGCCTTGATCATTTTGAATGACAACTAATTCTTCGACTGTAATACCCTGACCGCGTGCGAAACCGAGACATGCAGGAGTTGGCGCGCCATTTGTATCGTAAGCTTGTGCGACAGCAGGACCCCGCTTTTCAATGAGTTGGTCGGGTTGTTGCGCAATTAAGCCTTTAATTAAAACAGCTAATCGTCTCGGTGTTGCAAATTGCAGCACCGAATCAAAAGTCAGGGATTCCTTTTTTAAACCTTGGAGAATAGCTGCAGAAAGTGCATGACTTATCTTCATCAGCTGCTTCGACGGAATTTCTTCTGTTTGAATTTCTAATAAAAAATCATCCGACTTCATCATGTGCTTTTCTCTTGCAGTAAAGGAAACCCCAGTGTTTCGCGAGATTCGTAATAGCGCGTCGCAACCGCCTTAGCAATGCGTCGAATTTTCAAAATATGATGTTGCCGCTCCGTAACGGATAAGGCACTTCTTGCATCTAACAAATTAAAAGTATGAGAAGCTTTTAAAACCATTTCATAGGCTGCAAGCGGTAACCCTTTTTCGATTAAACGCTCGCTTTCTTTTTCGTAATGTTGAAATTGTTGTGTAAGCGCTTTTACATCAGCTTCTTCAAAATTATAATGGGATAATTCAACTTCAGTTTGATGACAAATATCACCATAAGTTACACGGCCTTGAGGGCCTTCATGCCATATAAGATCATACATATTGTCTACGCCTTGTAATGCCATAGCGAGACGTTCAAGTCCGTAAGTAATTTCTCCGGTGACAGGTTTGCAAACTAAACCACCCACTTGTTGAAAATAAGTGAATTGCGTCACTTCCATGCCATTCAACCAAACTTCCCATCCTAACCCCCACGCACCTAAGGTCGGGGATTCCCAATTGTCTTCAACGAAACGTATATCGTCTAGTAATAAATCAATGCCTAAAGCCTCAAGTGATTTGAGATAAAGATTTTGGATATCATCCGGAGAAGGTTTTAAAACAACTTGAAATTGATGATGTCTTTGTACCCGATTAGGATTTTCGCCATAGCGACCATCTGTAGGTCGACGACTAGGTTGGACGTAAGCTGCACGCCATGGCTCAGGGCCAATCGCGCCAAGAAAACTTGCGGTATGAAAAGTGCCTGCGCCCACTTCCATATCTAAAGGTTGTAAGAGAATACATCCTTGTTCACTCCAGTAACTGGAGAGCGTTGCAATCATACCCTGAAAGGATTTTAAATCTGTTTTATCCATGGTTAACGGTCGCCAAAAGGTAGAATCTTCTATAAGATGAGTCGCGATTATAGCACTCTTATTTTTGGTGGGGAGTGTTATCCTCATACTAGATAAGGTTTTTATTCTTTATTCAAAACATCTATTAAAAACAAGCCTCTGCTTTAAGGAGTATCATGCCAAATATTTTTCCAGTCGATACTTTGCCTCGTTTTACGACTATTGATCCTGCCACCATTGAACCGCAACTCAAACAATGGCTAGACTTAAATAGATCAAAACTTAAGCAGATTTTAGCGGAAGCGACTTCTCCCACCTGGGATAATTTAATGCTTCCGCTTGAAGAAATGAATGATGTGTTAAATAAAGCTTGGGCGCCTATTTCTCATTTGCATTCAGTCTTAGAAACCGATGCGTTACGTCAAGCTTATAATGCTGTCGTGCCGCTTTTAAGTGAATACCACACCGAAATATCGCAAAACGAAACTTTATATCAAGCCATTGCATCCCTTGCAAAAAGTGAAGCATTTAATCAATTAAATAATGTCCAAAAAAAGATAATTGAAAATGATTTACGGGATTTCAAATTATCCGGCATTCATTTACCGACTGAAGATAAAAAACGATTGGCTGAATTACAAAAATCGTTAACCCAACTAACAACACTCTTTTCACAAAATATTTTAGATGCAACGGGTGACTACTATCTTCATGTGACCGATGAAAAAAAAATGGCAGGATTGCCACCGCAAGCATTGAAGTTGGCCGTTGATGCAGCCGAGGCGCGGGGTTTATCCGGTTATGTTTTTACGCTTGAATATCCTTCTTACTCCACAGCGCTCAAGTTTCTAAAAGACCGTGAAATTCGCAAAACATTGTATGAAGCCTATGTTACACGCGCTTCTGATCGAGGTCCCGCTGCTAACAAGTTTGATAATTCCAAAGTGATGGAATCTATTTTGGCGAATCGACATGAGATGGCAAAAATATTAGGCTTTCAAAATTTTGCGGAATATTCCTTAGCCACTAAAATGGCAAATGACCCGCAACAAATTTTAGATTTTCTTTACGATCTACTTAAACGCAGCCGAAAACTTGCTGAAACCGAATACCAGGCAATCAAAGATTTGGCAAAAGCGACCGATGGTATCGATCCGCTTGAATCATGGGATACTTCCTATTATTCAGAAAAATTACGCGAAGCGACTTTCAACTTTTCCCAAGAAGATTTGCGTCCTTATTTTCCTATCAATCAAGTTTTAGCGGGCATGTATGATTTAGTTAAAAAGTTATATGGCCTTACTATTGTTAAAGTTTCCGATGTTGATATCTGGCATCCTCATGTCGAGTTTTTTGCAATTTACGATGAAACAAAGGCACTTCGGGGTGGATTTTATATTGATTTATATGCCCGTTCTCATAAGCGTGACGGCGCTTGGATGGATGATTGCCTCAACCGCAAAAAGAATGCCAAAGGCTTACAATATCCCGTTGCTTTTCTTACGTGTAATTTCATGCCCCCCATGGATGATAAGCCTGCATTACTTAATCATGATGAAGTCTTAACTTTATTTCATGAATTCGGTCATTGTCTCCATCATATGTTAACCAAAGTTGATTACCCCTCGGTTGCAGGAATCAATGGTGTCGCGTGGGATGCGGTTGAATTTCCTAGCCAGTTTATGGAAAATTTTTGTTTAGAGAAGGAACCGCTGAATACCATCGCGCGTCACTACCAAACCGGGGAAAAATTACCCGATGCTTTGTATCAAAAAATACTAGCAGCAAAATATTTTCAAACAGGTTTGCAAATGGTTCGCCAATTAGAATTTGCTTTGTTTGATTTTTTACTTCATCTTAATTTCGATCCAACATTACCGAATCAAATTCAAATTATTCTAGATGCTGTGCGTAAAGAAGCTGCTGTATTGAGTATTCCAGAATTTAATCGCTTTCAGCATAGTTTTTCACATATTTTTGCCGGTGGTTATGCAGCTGGATATTACAGTTATAAATGGGCGGAAGTTTTATCCGCGGATGCTTACGCGCAATTTGAAGAACGCGGTTTGTTTGATCGCGAAAGTGGGCGATCCTTTATGGAAAATATTCTCGAAGTCGGTGGAACCCGCGAACCCATGGCATCCTTCATTGCCTTTCGTGGTCGCAAACCGACCATCGATGCATTATTGCGGCATAGCGGAATTAAGTAACCTACTCTATTTGCACCCTCTCCTTACGTGGAGGTATGATAAGGCCACTTTTTTGGGGGAGTATGCATGAGTACGTATGGTTTAAACGAAATTCGAAGTGGCATGAAACTAATTATTGACGGTGATCCTTGCATCGTTGTGGATAATGAATTTGTAAAGCCCGGCAAAGGACAAGCTTTCAGCCGATTGCGTTACCGCAATCTCAAAACAGGCAGAGTCATTGAGCGCACTTATAAGTCAGGCGATAGTATTCAAGCAGCGGACGTGGTAGAAATTGATGCTCAATTTCTTTACTCTGACGGCACCGAATGGCACTTCATGGCGCAAGAAACTTACGAGCAATATGCTATTAATGAACCTGAAGTTGCAGATGCTAAACTCTGGTTAAAAGAACAATCCGATTGCAAATTAGTTCTATGGAATGGGACGCCTATCATTGTAACGCCGCCTATTTTTGCAACGTTAAAAATTGTTGAAACCGATCCAGGTGTACGCGGTGATACTTCTGGTGGAGGCAGCAAACCAGCGAAGCTAGAAAGTGGAGCAGTTGTCCGGGTGCCTTTATTTATTCAAGAAGGTGAAGTTATAAAAGTTGATACCAGGACTGGGGACTATGTTTCTCGCGCCAAAGACTGATCAAGCTATAGCGTGGCAACCTTCCGCTTCATTGACTCATTTACGTTTACGCGCAGAAATTCTACAGCGTATTCGTCAATTTTTTAGTGAGCGTCAAGTCTTAGAAGTTGAAACACCGTTGCTTTGTCAAACGTCTGTGACAGATCCTTTCATTGAAAGTATCCCTGCTTTATTCAAGCTACAAGCAAGCGCTGAGCCTTCCATTCACTACTTACAAACTTCGCCTGAATATGCGATGAAGCGTCTCATTGCCTCAGGTTCTGGCGATATTTATCAAGTTACCAAAGCGTTCCGTCAAGGGGAGGTTGGACGCTTTCATAACCCTGAATTCAGCATGATTGAATGGTATCGCATGGGCTTTGATCATTATGCCTTAATGGACGAAGTGAATGATTTCTTACAAGCAGTCGTACAGACCCAACCTGCTAAGCGCCAAACTTATCAAAGCATATTTATGGAATACTTGGGTATTGATCCTCAGGCCACTACCGTGAATGCGTTACAGCATTGTGCCAAAGCGCATCACTTGCAAGTCGAAGCAAACATTGAAGATGTTGATACCTGGCTTAATCTTTTAATGAGTCATTGTATTGAACCCCATTTAGGCAAAGACCAACCTCTCTTTATTTATAATTTCCCTAAAAGTCAGGCAGCGCTTGCTAAAGTTACGGGTGAAGTCGCATCTCGTTTTGAAGTTTATTTAGCAGGTGTTGAATTGGCCAATGGCTTTCATGAATTGCAAGATGCCCATGAGCAGCGGTTGCGTTTTGAAAAGAATGGAGCTGAACGGCATCGATTGAGTCTACCTGCAATGCCAGTGGATGCGTGTTTCCTAGCAGCATTACACTATGGGTTACCGAATTGTGCAGGCGTTGCATTGGGGCTTGATCGATTACTGATGTATGCTACACAAAGTCAGCATATTGGTGATGTTATTAGCTTTGATTTCAGTCGAGCTTAAAGTGTTGCATTCATGATTTAAAAGCTTGAAATGCTTGCCTATAAAGCAAAGCCTTCCAAGCTTTAGTGTTTATTAAAAACCGATTATCCCTCTTCCACCAAATTCTTTTCTAAAACCGACTTGGGCACATTACGAACATCCCAAATGATACCCATTTTCTCAAAGAGCTTTAAGATGTAATAAGTAATATCGATTTCCCACCACATGAAACCTTGACGTGCAGCAGCAGGATAATGGTGGTGATTGTTATGCCATCCTTCCCCTAGCGTCATGAGCGCTAAAAATAAATTGTTGCGGCTGTTATCTTTGGTTTTAAAACGTTTCTTACCAAAGACATGTGACAATGAATTAATCGAGACCGTGGTATGAAAGAGCGCAATAGTGGATATACAGAAACCCCACACGATCATTTGTCCCCCTGTTGTCCCTAAATCAGGAAAGAAGTTGTGCAGGAAAGAACCTACCGCCCATAGGCTTATGAAAAGGAGTGCCGGAATGAAAGCATCAAAACGATCTAAAAATACTAATTCTGGAAAACGAGCCAAGTCACGGACCCGCTCCGGGTTGTAATTATAGTATTTTTTAGACATAAACCAACCCATGTGACTCCACCAAAACCCATGCTGAACGGGAGAATGGGCATCTTCCGGCTCATCTGCACACATGTGGTGCTGCCGGTGATGAGCTGCCCACCAAAGGGGACCGCGTTGCACACAACTGCCCGCAATACAGGCAAAAACAAATTGCCAAAACCGATTAGTTTGGTAGGTTTTATGAGAAAAATAACGGTGATAAAAAGCGCCGATAGAAAAAATCCGAATAAAATAAAGCGCTAAGGCGACACCCACCGCGACATAACTCACACCCACCCAAAGAACCAATAAACAGCTAAGATTCAAAAGGATAAAAGGAACAGATCGTAACCAATCAATGCGATCTGGATATTTTTTTAAGTCAGGATCGAATTTATTTTCATTAGCGATCCACTTGGCAAGGGTGGCCCAAATTTTCATTCACTTTACTCTCTAATATGTATGAGTTTGAGGCACATACTAACAATATTTTAATGAAAATACATTTTTTCTGATGACAAGCCAAGGCTTGAACGAGTTATTGCTTAATAAAAGAACATAAACGAATGGCTAATTTTTAATCATCCTGTGTAGATCTACTTCGCCATCTTCAAAATAGCGCGCCATTGTTTTGCTGTTACCGGGGTGATGGATAGACGATTACCTTTCCGAAAAATAATCATTTCAACAAGCGCCGGGTTTTGTTTAAGTTCAGTCAAAGATAAAAAGCGCGGGAACTTTTCCGTTAACTTAACATCCACGCAAAACCATTTGGGTTTATCAAGCGTTGAAGTGGGATCATAATATTTTGAAGACTCATCCCACGCTGTCGCATCGGGATAACCCTTTTTAACCACCGTCACAATGCCTGCAATCCCTGGTGGTTCACAACTTGAATGATAAAAAAAACCCTGGTCCCCAACTTTAATTTCATCGCGCAACATATTGCGCGCTTGAAAATTACGAACGCCGTCCCAAGGTTCTGTTTGCTTGGGACGCTTTTCAAGGGTATCAATGCTAAATGTTGTAGGTTCTGATTTAAAAAGCCAGTAATTCAAAGAAAAATCTCAAATTTAAAATCGCTTCATTGCATCAAAAAATTCAGAGTTTGTTTTAGTGTCTTTCATCTTATCGACAAGGAATTCCACCGCACCTTCTTCCATGGGATGTAACAATTTACGTAAAATCCACATTTTTTGTAAATCTTCTTTAGGAACAAATTTTTCATCGCGACGGGTACCGCTACGGTTGATATTGATAGCAGGATAAGTTCGGCGCTCAGCAATACGGCGATCTAAATGAATTTCCATATTACCCGTACCTTTGAATTCTTCGTAAATCACATCATCCATTTTTGAACCTGTTTCAACTAAGGCGGTTGCGATGATGGTTAGACTGCCACCTTCCTCAATATTACGAGCTGCACCAAAGAATCGTTTTGGACGCTGCAAGGCATTGGAATCTACACCGCCAGTTAAGACTTTTCCAGAAGCAGGAACAACCGTGTTATAGGCACGCGCTAAGCGTGTAATAGAATCAAGTAAAATAACTACATCACGTTTATGCTCAACTAATCGTTTAGCTTTTTCGATGACCATTTCTGCAACTTGGACATGGCGATTAGCGGGTTCGTCAAATGTACTTGCGATAACTTCCCCTTTCACGGAGCGGGACATTTCTGTTACTTCTTCAGGACGCTCATCAATCAATAAGACAATGAGGTAACACTCTGGATGATTATGTGCAATCGAGTGAGCGATATTTTGCAACATCATTGTCTTGCCTGCTTTCGGCGGCGAAACAATTAAGCCACGCTGGCCCTTTCCGAGCGGCGCAATCAAATCTATAACACGCGCGGTAATATCTTCTGTACTACCATTACCACACTCCATTCGCAAAGGTTGATCTGCGAATAATGGCGTGAGGTTTTCAAATAATACTTTGTTTTTGGCATTCTCTGGTGCTTCGAAATTAATTTCGTCAACTTTTAATAAAGCAAAATACCGTTCACCTTCTTTGGGCGGACGAATTTTTCCTGCAATCGTGTCGCCCGTACGTAAGTTAAATCGTCTGATTTGACTAGGTGAAACATAAATATCATCTGGACCTGCAAGATAAGAACCTTCTGCTGAACGTAGAAACCCAAACCCATCTTGTAAAATTTCAAGGACACCATCACCATGAATATCTTCACCGCGTTTTGCATGTTCTTTTAATATCGAAAAAATGATTTCCTGCTTTCTTGAGCGGGCCATGTTTTCCAGCCCATATTGTTCAGCCAACGTAATAAGATCAGCTGCACTGTTCTTTTTAAGCTCAGTTAAATTCATAGTATTTTCAAACCCTAAATAGATATTGTGATGTTATGTAATATAAGAAGTGGACTTTAAAGCAGCCTTTACCCAATCACATGATAACCGGAAGCACATTGGATTTTGGTGATAAGGTAAAACGAGGTTATCTACGCGATAAAAATAACACTAATTAAATAGAATTTCTACTACCTCTAAAGCATATTAGCTATGTCTATAAGCTAGATGTGATTATTGATAAACTGGACTAAATCACTTTTATTAAGCAAACCTACATGGGTTGCTTTGACTTGCCCATCTTTAAAAAGAATTAAAGTCGGAATGCCTCGAACACCAAATTTAGGCGGTGTGGACGAATTGCTATCAACGTCTAATTTAACAAATTTAACTTTACCCACATAATCTTGTGAAACCTCATCAATTAAGGGGGCTAATGCTTTACAAGGACCGCACCATTGCGCCCAAAAATCAACGATGACAGGAACATTAGATTCAATTACTTCTTTTTCAAATGAGTCATCAGTTACTGCTAAAATACTACTCATGGTAAACCCTTCTTTATTTCTTTCGGTTAAAACTATAGAGACTTTTGGCAAGAATTCAACTATTTTTCGATGCTCACCCTGAAATTCCATCGCGCAAGACGATTATTCGGCACTTTGCAACGTGAGAGGAACGTTCACAAATAACAATAGAATGGCCCCACTCATAAAGAAAAATAAGACAGAAGCCATGCCAATGCGTTGCGAATTAGTTAGTAAAGTTAAATACCCCAAAACCCAAGGTCCGATGAATGCCGTAATTTTGCCAGATAATGCATATAACCCAAACATTTCTGCAGTGACCATTTTATCTGTCATTAACCGAACCATCATAGAACGGCTCGCTGATTGAACGGGACCCACAAATAAACACAATAAGAGTGAGGTTATCCAAAACAATGTTTTACTCTCAAGTAACGTCATGGGGATGCCTAACATCATCAAGCATACTAAACAAAGTAATACTGTTTTTTTAGAGCCTAAGTAGTCATCAAGGTAACCTAAAGCAAATGCACCGACTCCGGCAGTCACATTCATGGAAATACCAAATAATAAAACTTCTTGAAAACTGAGCCCATAGACGCCTGCTGCATAAATTCCGCCAAAAGCAAAGAGTGTATTTAGTCCATCTGTATAAAGCATATGAGCAATGAGATATAACATCATATTTTTTTCTTGTGGTAGTCTTTTCACCGTATCCCATAAAGCCTTGATCCCTTGCGTCACTGCAGTTGGTAAAGGGTTGGTGGTGGTTTTGATATCAGGGATCATGAAGAACAGAGGGAGCGCAAATACGCTAAACCACACTGCTACAAAAGGACCACAGATACGAATTTGTTCTGCAGAGGCTTTGTCGAGTGAAAAAAAATCCCCGCGAATAAAAAAAATCAATGCAAGTGAAAGGGCGAAAATTCCGCCTAAATACCCGGCGCTCCAACCATATCCGGAAATACGGCCTAAATAACGATCCGGTGCAAAAATGGGTAAAAAAGAATTATAGAAAACTAATGCGATTTCATAACCAACGGTGCCGACGACCATACAGGTTAAAGTAAAGAAAATGGACTGAGGCGAGGGATAAGCAAACCAAAGCAGGGCGGCCGCAATCACAGCAATTAAAGTAAAACCGAACAACCAACCCTTGTGATGACCACCGCGATCTGCAATCGCCCCAAATAGGGGGCTTCCAAATGCAATGATCATTCCAGCTATAGAAATTGCCGTGCCCCATTGATACGTGCCGACAATTGGATCCGTTGCAATTTTACTGGTGAAGTAAGTCGCAAAAATAAAAGTTGTAATAATGATAGGAAACGAAGCGCAAGCCCAATCATATAAACACCATGCAAAAATAGCTTTGTAAAGTGTACGTTTAGATGCAACCTGCATAACACCTCATTGCAACCTTGTTAACTTGGCGGGAGCTTAGACGCGACCGTTTGCGCGGCAATAAAATCAAGTGAAGGTTCGCCACAATGTTTAGCAATTTCGGCACGCACCGCATTTCGTAGCTTCGTCACATCTTGCCATTCATTCCCTGACGGTGTAATGGGCTCATTTATTGTAACCCAGACTGCATGAGGTTTAAGTAATTTCTCATCATCGCGCAGGATAAAACGCGTACCCTTTAAGGCGATTGGGCAGATAGGCGTTTGTGTTACTGCCGCAATTTTAAAAGCCCCCAACCGAAAAGGTCGAAGTCCCGCTGCATAACTAAACGTTCCTTCCGGAAATATTAAAATAGAAGCACCAGAATTTAAAGCAGCTTCGATGGTCTTGGTGTCTTGTAAACCTTCAGCAAAATCAAGACGATTAACGGGTAACATTTGTAATTTTCGAACGATGGATCGTAAGAATGGAACACTCAACAATTCTGCCTTACCGACAAATAAAGTATTGAGCGGTAATATTGTTATTAAAACAAGTGGATCAATATAGCTTGCGTGGTTAGAAGCATAAATCATCGGCGTTGATGTTAAGTGTGCTTGTCCTTTGACTTTCAAAGGACAGAAAGCAATTCTTAAGATAAAACGACTCCATCCTTTAATTATTTTTCGATAAGTGATGGGAGAAACTAAGTAAGTGAACGCGTAGAGTATGGGAAATGATAAACAAATCCAAAGGAAAAGATAACTGGTGTAAATCAATTGGAAAAATTGTTTAGTACGCAGGAGAATAGTTTGACCGACGCTGCCGGCGCCTAATTTTGCAACTTGCAACCAAGCGGGGGCCTGTTTTTTTGCTAAACGTCCTTCAAGGTACATTTGTTTACATGCGGCGCGCTGTAACTTTCCACTGGAAGTTTTTGGTACCCGATAAGGTGCAACGAGAATGATATGATCAGGCACAATATCTAATGCTTGATCGATTGCTGCTTGAACAGCCGCTTTCATTGCATTTTTAACATCGGCTTGCGTAGCACGCGTTTCCGCAACCACAATCAATTGCTCCGTCCCCCGTATCGGATCTGTGGTGCCAAAGGCAATGACGCTCCCCTGGCGAATGCCTTGAACCCGACCCACGATTTCTTCAATTTCTGCAGGATATAAATTACGTCCGGCTTTAATAATAAGATCTTTAACGCGACCTGTTAGGTAAAAGGCACCATCAGCTTGATAAGCAAAATCACCGGAATTAATCCATCCCTGCCGCAACACTGCTTGAGTTGCCTTTTCATTTCGATAGTATCCTTGCATGCTGGATGGGCCACGAAACTGTAATTGGCCGACGGTGCGATCCGGTAAGGGTTGGTCTTGTTCATCGACAATACGAACTTCATGTCCTTCTATTGGTTCGCCACAACTTACATATGTGAGAGAATCTTTAGCGTTCGAGGGCACAGCTTTTCGATGATTTTCAAATTGTTTTCGATCAACCTGATCCAGATGAAATTTTTCCTGCCCTTGCGGAATGAGCAAAGCAACAGTAGATTCT
This genomic interval carries:
- the rho gene encoding transcription termination factor Rho; protein product: MNLTELKKNSAADLITLAEQYGLENMARSRKQEIIFSILKEHAKRGEDIHGDGVLEILQDGFGFLRSAEGSYLAGPDDIYVSPSQIRRFNLRTGDTIAGKIRPPKEGERYFALLKVDEINFEAPENAKNKVLFENLTPLFADQPLRMECGNGSTEDITARVIDLIAPLGKGQRGLIVSPPKAGKTMMLQNIAHSIAHNHPECYLIVLLIDERPEEVTEMSRSVKGEVIASTFDEPANRHVQVAEMVIEKAKRLVEHKRDVVILLDSITRLARAYNTVVPASGKVLTGGVDSNALQRPKRFFGAARNIEEGGSLTIIATALVETGSKMDDVIYEEFKGTGNMEIHLDRRIAERRTYPAININRSGTRRDEKFVPKEDLQKMWILRKLLHPMEEGAVEFLVDKMKDTKTNSEFFDAMKRF
- the trxA gene encoding thioredoxin: MSSILAVTDDSFEKEVIESNVPVIVDFWAQWCGPCKALAPLIDEVSQDYVGKVKFVKLDVDSNSSTPPKFGVRGIPTLILFKDGQVKATHVGLLNKSDLVQFINNHI
- a CDS encoding MFS transporter, which codes for MQVASKRTLYKAIFAWCLYDWACASFPIIITTFIFATYFTSKIATDPIVGTYQWGTAISIAGMIIAFGSPLFGAIADRGGHHKGWLFGFTLIAVIAAALLWFAYPSPQSIFFTLTCMVVGTVGYEIALVFYNSFLPIFAPDRYLGRISGYGWSAGYLGGIFALSLALIFFIRGDFFSLDKASAEQIRICGPFVAVWFSVFALPLFFMIPDIKTTTNPLPTAVTQGIKALWDTVKRLPQEKNMMLYLIAHMLYTDGLNTLFAFGGIYAAGVYGLSFQEVLLFGISMNVTAGVGAFALGYLDDYLGSKKTVLLCLVCLMMLGIPMTLLESKTLFWITSLLLCLFVGPVQSASRSMMVRLMTDKMVTAEMFGLYALSGKITAFIGPWVLGYLTLLTNSQRIGMASVLFFFMSGAILLLFVNVPLTLQSAE
- a CDS encoding AMP-binding protein, which encodes MTTSKPDIESELIAIATQLLIESQEPFHRTIRMETMLSKHLGMDSLTRAELFRRIEKKFAIELPDQLLASASTLNDIALYLQSAPPHASFRKTWHSHKPAHQKGIFQPAGVTTLIDTLKYFAEHAPSQSHIFFQHENGQEEIITYGELYERALIVAGGLRALGVTEQETVAIMQPTSPHFFYTFYGTLLAGAIPVPIYPPFRMHMLEAYAQTEARILKNAQVRVLITFQEASRLSQILKSFVPSLKWVVTPEDLQQDKPLTEPFDAKPDDAAFIQYTSGSTSDPKGVLLSHANLIANIKAYGKAIQVGPEDVTVSWLPLYHDMGLIGMWLGSLYFGVPLVLLTPFSFLNHPEKWLWAIHYHRGTLSGAPNFAYELCIRKIDPALLEGLDLSSWRVAVNGAEKIYPRTLQAFAEKFAPYGLNEQAILPVYGLAESTVALLIPQGQEKFHLDQVDRKQFENHRKAVPSNAKDSLTYVSCGEPIEGHEVRIVDEQDQPLPDRTVGQLQFRGPSSMQGYYRNEKATQAVLRQGWINSGDFAYQADGAFYLTGRVKDLIIKAGRNLYPAEIEEIVGRVQGIRQGSVIAFGTTDPIRGTEQLIVVAETRATQADVKNAMKAAVQAAIDQALDIVPDHIILVAPYRVPKTSSGKLQRAACKQMYLEGRLAKKQAPAWLQVAKLGAGSVGQTILLRTKQFFQLIYTSYLFLWICLSFPILYAFTYLVSPITYRKIIKGWSRFILRIAFCPLKVKGQAHLTSTPMIYASNHASYIDPLVLITILPLNTLFVGKAELLSVPFLRSIVRKLQMLPVNRLDFAEGLQDTKTIEAALNSGASILIFPEGTFSYAAGLRPFRLGAFKIAAVTQTPICPIALKGTRFILRDDEKLLKPHAVWVTINEPITPSGNEWQDVTKLRNAVRAEIAKHCGEPSLDFIAAQTVASKLPPS